From Granulicella sp. WH15, the proteins below share one genomic window:
- a CDS encoding cytochrome c oxidase subunit 3 has product MPATYTPTETDPRSRRRDPEDGGNGRRPPTDKRTGGGGDNDNWNNRPPGRRGPRERLIRYRLGLFFALSAVFMFFIAIISVFFVAQSTGHWDANSRYINEWLPTTIPPLLWLNTLVLVLSSITIEIARRHMFHEVDVMEEWLGMGKPSTVRAVPWVIATVVLGSLFLAGQVAAWHQLASQRVFFRTSPSSHSFYLITGVHAAHLLIGVLALAAALGGLYWSKQMENRQICVDCAAWYWHSMGALWLLLFALLVFFQ; this is encoded by the coding sequence ATGCCCGCGACGTACACCCCCACCGAGACCGACCCGCGCAGCCGAAGACGCGATCCCGAGGACGGGGGCAACGGACGCCGTCCACCCACCGACAAACGCACCGGCGGCGGTGGCGATAACGATAACTGGAACAACCGTCCGCCGGGCCGTCGCGGACCCCGTGAGCGTCTCATCCGCTACCGTCTGGGCCTCTTCTTCGCCCTGTCTGCGGTCTTCATGTTCTTCATCGCCATCATCAGCGTCTTCTTCGTGGCCCAGTCCACCGGCCACTGGGACGCCAACTCCCGCTACATCAACGAGTGGCTCCCCACCACGATTCCGCCGCTGCTCTGGCTCAACACGCTGGTCCTGGTCCTTAGCTCCATCACCATCGAGATCGCCCGCCGCCACATGTTTCACGAGGTAGACGTGATGGAAGAGTGGCTAGGCATGGGCAAGCCCAGCACCGTCCGCGCCGTCCCCTGGGTCATCGCCACCGTGGTCCTAGGCTCGCTCTTTCTGGCCGGACAGGTCGCCGCCTGGCACCAGCTCGCCAGCCAGCGCGTCTTCTTCCGCACCAGCCCCAGCAGCCACTCGTTCTATCTCATCACGGGTGTCCACGCCGCCCACCTGTTGATCGGCGTGCTCGCCCTGGCCGCTGCACTCGGCGGCCTCTACTGGTCCAAACAGATGGAGAACCGCCAGATCTGCGTGGATTGCGCGGCCTGGTACTGGCACTCCATGGGCGCTCTCTGGCTGCTGCTCTTCGCCCTGCTGGTATTCTTCCAGTAA
- the thiD gene encoding bifunctional hydroxymethylpyrimidine kinase/phosphomethylpyrimidine kinase, producing the protein MTIAGFDPSSGAGVTADLAVFAALGCFGVSCITALTVQSTLGVEATHPVAGDIVAATLDCLNRDIPAAGVKIGMLATEANVGAVASFLERLNPRPVVVLDPVLRSSSGRELLSPEGVRRMQERLLPLVDWVTPNLDELAVLTGLPVGSRMEMAAAAGVLQERFPGLTVLATGGHLDPPDDLLLQPLYEGIWLPGVRVESSSTHGTGCALSSALLAWLVRGNSALEAAQAAKQYVTEAIRRAPGLGGGHGPLGHYWPLQPDSIRQ; encoded by the coding sequence TTGACGATCGCCGGCTTCGATCCCTCGTCCGGAGCGGGCGTCACTGCGGATCTGGCCGTCTTCGCCGCGCTGGGGTGTTTCGGCGTCTCCTGTATTACGGCTTTGACTGTGCAATCTACACTTGGAGTCGAGGCCACGCACCCGGTTGCGGGAGATATCGTCGCCGCCACGCTGGACTGCCTCAATCGTGACATCCCTGCGGCTGGGGTGAAGATTGGAATGCTTGCCACGGAGGCCAATGTCGGGGCTGTCGCGAGCTTTCTTGAGCGATTGAACCCCAGGCCGGTGGTTGTGCTGGACCCGGTTTTGCGCTCGAGTTCAGGAAGGGAACTGCTGTCTCCTGAAGGTGTGCGACGGATGCAGGAACGCCTGCTGCCGCTGGTGGATTGGGTGACGCCGAATCTGGATGAGCTGGCCGTTCTTACGGGGCTCCCGGTGGGTTCGCGGATGGAGATGGCGGCTGCGGCTGGGGTTTTGCAGGAACGGTTTCCTGGCCTGACCGTGCTGGCGACGGGAGGACATCTCGATCCGCCGGACGATCTTCTGCTGCAACCTTTATATGAAGGGATCTGGTTGCCGGGCGTTAGGGTAGAGTCCAGCTCCACGCATGGCACGGGCTGCGCCTTGTCCAGCGCGCTGCTGGCGTGGCTCGTGCGGGGGAACTCGGCACTGGAGGCTGCGCAGGCTGCCAAACAGTACGTCACCGAGGCTATCCGCCGCGCGCCTGGGCTAGGCGGTGGGCACGGGCCTCTGGGGCATTACTGGCCGCTTCAGCCTGATAGCATCCGGCAGTGA
- a CDS encoding YbaB/EbfC family nucleoid-associated protein, with amino-acid sequence MNFSDLGKMQEMMSQAKAMQDEMEQKLASTIVEASSGGGVVTVRMNGRKQLLKLKIDPAVMGSNASDLELLEDLITAAFNEAGRRADEAMNSGVSGMLGGLNLPPGLL; translated from the coding sequence ATGAACTTCTCCGACCTCGGCAAGATGCAGGAGATGATGTCCCAGGCCAAGGCCATGCAGGACGAGATGGAGCAGAAGCTGGCCTCAACCATCGTCGAAGCCAGCTCCGGCGGCGGTGTCGTCACCGTGCGGATGAACGGCCGTAAACAGCTTCTGAAGCTCAAGATCGACCCCGCCGTCATGGGTTCAAACGCCAGCGACCTCGAACTGCTCGAAGACCTCATAACCGCCGCCTTTAACGAGGCCGGCCGCCGCGCCGACGAGGCCATGAACTCCGGCGTCTCAGGGATGCTCGGCGGTCTGAACCTGCCGCCGGGGCTTCTCTAG
- the dnaX gene encoding DNA polymerase III subunit gamma/tau → MGYQVLARKYRPQRFADVAGQDHVTVTLMNALTQNRIAHGYIFSGHRGIGKTTIARILACALNCRNAIGSALRPTPEPCEVCESCLEIRAGNSVDVIEIDAATNRGIDEIRELRDAARYRPSRDRFKIYILDEAHQITDAAFNALLKTLEEPPDHIVFMMATTQPEDIPQTVRSRCQHFSFHAVKLVDIMGELRGIARHEGIDADEAALSLLAEAGDGSMRDALSIMDQAIASAPLEDGKARLDASQIRELMGAVPNAVFERIMEAVNENNSAQVITVANELLDAGNSPAQLARQAVRYLRSCVIAKIAGLTPDGPGTELLQISPDEQRRAARTAALFTEEELTRFLQTMLRTFDELGYRQEQRFHFELGLLKLVHLRRLLPVEEVLSSMSGAGPRPTPRAATQTPSAKSTITTTPPPSKPAFSPFDQDKTRRYDGIAAGGPEPVRAPAPVAVAEPIRTAPTPPPPPVAVPASKPAPVPPAIPVAVPTPKPVVELAPAPVPEPAPEPEPVAEPAVNPFGNPVAEEPVLKPVIQSAPEPISKPAIELTAEPEPVLEVSIPQPTFSIVAAADPEPEPAPAAPTNAPAPSSNGEAEKLQRAASDALSASKQGSASDAIEDSTFTIDGGEIRVQTHLSKTMLPVVMNAEAEKTVKDAMRAAGAGALKLIFLPGASRAVTAKAPRAARSGSAQAKAEQHPLIQQAQQLFNAEIQTVIDLSEGK, encoded by the coding sequence ATGGGTTATCAAGTCTTAGCAAGAAAGTACCGGCCACAGCGCTTCGCCGACGTCGCGGGACAGGACCACGTCACCGTCACCCTGATGAACGCGCTCACTCAGAACCGCATCGCCCACGGCTACATCTTCTCCGGCCACCGCGGCATCGGCAAGACCACCATCGCCCGCATCCTGGCCTGCGCGCTCAACTGCCGCAACGCCATCGGCTCCGCCCTGCGGCCCACGCCCGAGCCGTGCGAGGTCTGCGAGTCCTGCCTCGAGATCCGCGCCGGTAACTCCGTCGACGTCATCGAGATCGACGCCGCCACCAACCGCGGCATCGACGAGATCCGCGAGCTGCGCGACGCCGCCCGCTACCGCCCCTCGCGCGACCGCTTCAAGATCTACATCCTCGACGAGGCCCACCAGATCACCGACGCGGCCTTCAACGCCCTGCTCAAGACGCTCGAGGAGCCGCCCGACCACATCGTCTTCATGATGGCGACCACCCAGCCCGAGGACATCCCCCAAACCGTCCGCTCGCGCTGCCAGCACTTCAGCTTCCACGCCGTCAAGCTGGTCGACATCATGGGCGAGCTGCGCGGCATCGCCAGGCACGAGGGCATCGACGCCGACGAAGCCGCCCTCTCGCTCCTCGCCGAGGCTGGCGACGGCAGTATGCGCGACGCCCTCAGCATCATGGACCAGGCCATCGCCTCGGCTCCGCTCGAGGACGGCAAGGCCCGCCTCGACGCCAGCCAAATCCGCGAGCTGATGGGCGCGGTCCCGAACGCCGTCTTCGAGCGCATCATGGAGGCGGTCAACGAGAACAACTCCGCGCAGGTCATCACCGTGGCCAACGAGCTGCTCGACGCAGGCAACTCCCCCGCCCAGCTCGCTCGCCAGGCCGTCCGCTACCTACGCTCGTGCGTCATCGCCAAGATCGCCGGACTCACCCCCGACGGCCCCGGCACCGAACTCCTGCAAATCTCCCCCGACGAGCAGCGCCGCGCCGCCCGCACCGCTGCCCTCTTCACCGAAGAGGAGCTGACCCGCTTCCTCCAGACCATGCTCCGCACCTTCGACGAGCTGGGCTACAGACAAGAGCAGCGCTTCCACTTCGAGCTGGGCCTCCTCAAGCTGGTCCACCTGCGCCGTCTCCTCCCCGTCGAGGAAGTCCTCAGCTCCATGAGCGGGGCCGGTCCACGTCCCACTCCACGCGCAGCCACACAAACTCCATCGGCTAAGTCCACAATCACCACCACGCCGCCGCCGTCAAAACCCGCATTCTCCCCCTTCGACCAGGACAAAACCCGCCGTTACGACGGCATCGCCGCCGGTGGCCCCGAACCGGTCCGCGCCCCCGCGCCCGTCGCCGTCGCCGAGCCAATCCGCACAGCACCCACACCGCCACCACCACCGGTAGCTGTACCCGCATCAAAGCCAGCACCCGTCCCGCCCGCCATACCAGTCGCAGTTCCCACCCCAAAGCCAGTGGTCGAGCTTGCTCCAGCACCAGTCCCTGAACCGGCCCCCGAACCTGAGCCGGTAGCCGAACCAGCCGTAAACCCATTCGGCAACCCAGTCGCGGAAGAACCCGTTCTAAAACCGGTCATCCAATCAGCTCCTGAACCGATCTCAAAGCCAGCCATAGAATTAACCGCAGAACCTGAACCAGTGCTCGAAGTCTCCATTCCTCAGCCAACGTTCAGTATCGTCGCAGCAGCCGACCCTGAACCGGAACCCGCGCCAGCCGCACCCACCAACGCCCCTGCCCCAAGCTCCAACGGCGAAGCAGAGAAGCTGCAACGCGCCGCCAGCGATGCTCTCTCCGCCTCCAAACAAGGCTCCGCCTCCGACGCCATCGAAGACTCCACCTTCACCATCGACGGCGGCGAGATCCGCGTCCAGACCCACCTCTCGAAGACGATGCTCCCTGTCGTGATGAACGCCGAGGCCGAGAAAACCGTCAAGGACGCCATGCGCGCCGCCGGAGCCGGTGCCCTCAAGCTCATCTTCCTCCCCGGAGCCAGCCGCGCCGTCACCGCCAAAGCACCACGCGCCGCCCGCTCCGGCTCCGCCCAGGCCAAGGCTGAGCAGCACCCCCTGATTCAGCAGGCGCAGCAGCTCTTCAACGCCGAGATCCAGACCGTAATCGATCTAAGTGAGGGTAAATAA
- a CDS encoding cytochrome C oxidase subunit II, with translation MSLPFSPLLPIDASAHGPALDRHLILNLAIALALLAITHLILLIGLVRSRISTQRSIWAVEYLPLAALALLFAALTIHAERLWASTRYTGADPAALQVEVTGLQFAWYFRYPGSDARFGTTRPQLADAPAGNPLGLDPADPTSADDFLSSNLVLPANREVDLRLEAQDVIHGFSVPELRIKQNAIPGQPQHIHLTPTLPGTYAILCTQLCGLGHHRMSANLRVLPQPEYQAWLKAKEAAATQ, from the coding sequence GTGAGCCTGCCCTTCAGCCCGCTGCTTCCCATCGACGCCAGCGCTCACGGCCCCGCACTTGATCGCCACCTGATCCTGAACCTCGCAATCGCCCTGGCACTCCTCGCGATCACGCACCTCATCCTCCTCATCGGCCTTGTGCGTTCCCGCATCTCCACCCAGCGCAGCATCTGGGCCGTCGAGTACCTTCCCCTCGCCGCCCTGGCCCTCCTCTTTGCGGCCCTCACGATCCACGCCGAGCGCCTATGGGCCTCCACCCGCTACACCGGGGCCGACCCCGCCGCTCTTCAGGTCGAGGTCACCGGCCTCCAGTTCGCCTGGTACTTTCGCTACCCCGGCTCCGACGCCCGCTTCGGCACCACCCGTCCTCAACTCGCCGACGCCCCTGCGGGCAATCCCCTCGGCCTCGACCCCGCCGACCCTACCTCTGCCGACGACTTCCTCTCCTCCAATCTGGTCCTGCCCGCCAACCGCGAAGTCGACCTTCGCCTCGAGGCCCAGGACGTCATCCACGGCTTCTCGGTCCCCGAGCTACGCATCAAGCAGAACGCCATCCCCGGCCAGCCCCAGCACATCCACCTCACCCCCACGCTCCCCGGCACCTACGCGATCCTCTGCACCCAGCTCTGCGGCCTCGGCCACCACCGCATGTCGGCCAACCTGCGCGTCCTGCCCCAACCGGAGTACCAAGCCTGGCTGAAGGCCAAGGAAGCGGCGGCCACCCAATGA
- the thiS gene encoding sulfur carrier protein ThiS has product MSLVLIVNGRERSFESLAAGSTVDEVVRELGLQSDRVAVEWNGEIVPRTAWVASAVVAGDKLEVVHFVGGGCVGLSA; this is encoded by the coding sequence ATGTCTCTGGTTTTGATTGTGAATGGCCGCGAACGTAGTTTTGAGAGCCTTGCCGCCGGATCGACGGTCGACGAGGTGGTTCGGGAACTCGGACTCCAGTCCGATCGGGTTGCCGTGGAGTGGAACGGCGAGATCGTCCCCAGAACCGCCTGGGTCGCCTCGGCGGTAGTGGCGGGAGATAAGCTGGAAGTCGTCCACTTTGTGGGCGGGGGATGCGTGGGGTTGAGTGCCTAA
- a CDS encoding helix-turn-helix domain-containing protein, with protein sequence MEIKNSNWFAAGPEIQKALLLLSDGAFRLYFYICLNASRKTGRISISYLDLATRLGRSRRSIASHFNELRQQGICRMNPAVNQHHRTEIEVCDEFWPYTRANSSIGRAENEQYLTHIKAFLAKRACVRSDFEAAEEGVIANFIAQQIPLRQIERAIALGCCRKYVSLLNGTDSGPIFSIAYFREVIEEVCDPEIPSGYWSYVMPELENLERKWLTKQKETADAKHAIAAEQKNKETR encoded by the coding sequence ATGGAAATCAAAAATTCTAATTGGTTTGCAGCGGGACCGGAAATTCAGAAGGCACTACTGTTGTTGTCCGATGGCGCATTTAGGCTGTACTTCTATATTTGCCTGAATGCGAGTCGGAAGACCGGCCGGATTTCAATAAGCTATCTCGATCTGGCAACCAGGCTTGGAAGGAGCCGACGTTCCATCGCCTCACATTTTAACGAGTTGCGGCAGCAAGGCATCTGTCGCATGAACCCGGCCGTCAACCAACACCATCGCACGGAGATCGAGGTATGTGATGAGTTCTGGCCATATACCAGAGCAAACTCAAGTATTGGACGCGCGGAAAACGAACAATATCTCACCCACATCAAGGCTTTTCTGGCAAAGCGAGCTTGCGTTCGATCCGACTTCGAGGCGGCAGAGGAAGGGGTTATCGCAAATTTTATCGCTCAGCAAATACCCCTACGACAAATCGAACGGGCAATTGCACTGGGTTGCTGCCGAAAGTATGTGAGTCTTCTAAACGGCACCGACAGCGGACCGATTTTCAGCATCGCGTATTTTCGGGAGGTCATCGAGGAGGTCTGTGATCCAGAAATTCCATCTGGGTACTGGAGCTATGTCATGCCGGAGCTGGAGAATCTGGAAAGGAAATGGCTCACAAAACAGAAAGAGACTGCCGATGCAAAACATGCAATAGCAGCCGAACAAAAAAACAAAGAGACGAGATGA
- a CDS encoding cbb3-type cytochrome c oxidase subunit I, with protein MNRIFSTDHRTIGLQYLLLAAVAVVIGTIMSLMMRIHLVWPDRFLPIKPEDYLALVTLHGTLMLFFVLTTAPQSGFGNLILPAQIGARHMAFPLLNAASFWLTAVALATLLASSFVQGGAAISGWTAYPPLSAVASAGPGQGLGMDLWLASIALFGIATTASSINTLTTIVARRCSGMTWQRLPLTVWGWFTASLLSIIAFSVLLAALLLLFLDRHAHASFFIPAGDLVSGTLHTQGNGSPLLWLHLFWFFGHPEVYIAILPGMGLTSMILANFSRRRVFAYRTMISTTLLIGLLGILVWGHHMFVAGLNPFVGSAFSISTMAIALPSSAKVLSWLATTWRSRPRYTTPMLFALGFVSLFITGGLTGPILAQPILDQYLHNTYFVVAHFHLIMAMAGIFGLYAATYYWFPLIANGRILSERLGRWHFFTTFAGAYATFLPMHLAGLAGEPRHYSQLTGMASASSRLLGRQLPLQDFITHAAFLLAEAQLIFVVNLIQTLRRPGHASNNPWDATTLEWSPPIAPDAEPSVHREPCEYAADGSFSPQWEPAHKPE; from the coding sequence ATGAACCGCATCTTCTCCACCGACCACCGCACCATCGGCCTCCAGTACCTTCTGCTCGCCGCCGTGGCGGTCGTCATCGGCACAATCATGTCGCTGATGATGCGCATCCACCTAGTCTGGCCGGACCGCTTCCTGCCCATCAAGCCCGAGGACTACCTTGCCCTGGTCACCCTCCACGGCACGCTGATGCTCTTCTTCGTCCTCACCACGGCCCCGCAGTCGGGCTTCGGCAACCTGATCCTCCCCGCGCAGATCGGCGCACGCCACATGGCCTTCCCGCTGCTAAACGCGGCCTCGTTCTGGCTAACCGCCGTGGCCCTCGCCACCCTGCTGGCCTCAAGCTTCGTGCAAGGAGGCGCAGCCATCTCCGGCTGGACAGCCTACCCGCCGCTCTCGGCCGTAGCCTCTGCCGGTCCCGGCCAGGGCCTCGGCATGGACCTCTGGCTGGCCTCGATCGCCCTCTTCGGCATCGCCACCACGGCCAGCTCCATCAACACCCTCACCACCATCGTCGCCCGCCGCTGCTCCGGCATGACGTGGCAGCGCCTCCCCCTGACGGTCTGGGGCTGGTTTACCGCATCTCTGCTCTCGATCATCGCCTTCTCGGTCCTCCTCGCAGCCCTTCTGCTTCTCTTCCTGGACCGCCACGCTCACGCCAGCTTCTTCATCCCTGCAGGCGACCTCGTCAGTGGCACCCTCCACACCCAGGGCAACGGCTCTCCCCTCCTCTGGCTGCATCTCTTCTGGTTCTTCGGCCACCCCGAGGTCTACATCGCCATCCTCCCCGGCATGGGCCTCACCTCGATGATCCTCGCCAACTTCAGCCGCCGCCGCGTCTTCGCCTACCGCACCATGATCTCGACCACCCTGCTCATCGGCCTGCTGGGCATCCTCGTCTGGGGCCACCACATGTTCGTCGCCGGTCTCAACCCCTTCGTCGGCTCGGCCTTCTCCATCTCCACGATGGCCATCGCGCTCCCCTCCTCGGCCAAGGTCCTGAGCTGGCTCGCGACCACCTGGCGCAGCCGCCCCCGCTACACCACGCCGATGCTCTTCGCCTTGGGCTTCGTCTCGCTGTTCATCACCGGCGGTCTCACCGGCCCCATCCTGGCCCAGCCCATCCTCGACCAGTACCTGCACAACACCTACTTCGTCGTCGCCCACTTCCACCTCATCATGGCGATGGCTGGCATCTTCGGTCTCTACGCGGCCACCTACTACTGGTTCCCCCTCATAGCCAATGGTCGTATCCTCTCCGAGCGATTGGGCCGCTGGCACTTCTTCACCACCTTCGCCGGAGCCTACGCGACCTTCCTGCCCATGCACCTGGCCGGGCTGGCCGGAGAACCCCGTCACTACTCCCAGCTCACAGGCATGGCCTCCGCCAGCAGCCGTCTCCTCGGCAGACAACTGCCGCTCCAGGACTTCATCACCCACGCGGCCTTCCTGTTGGCCGAGGCCCAGCTAATCTTCGTAGTCAACCTAATCCAAACCCTCCGCCGCCCCGGCCACGCATCTAACAATCCCTGGGACGCAACCACCCTCGAGTGGAGCCCACCCATCGCCCCCGACGCAGAACCCTCTGTCCACCGCGAGCCCTGTGAGTATGCCGCCGACGGAAGTTTTTCTCCACAGTGGGAACCGGCCCATAAACCGGAGTAA
- a CDS encoding septal ring lytic transglycosylase RlpA family protein — MTDLKQIETNLTKQSGPSRLLARAAVLSTIVGLSLSAVASDRVESKAATTSPTQESPQSIPSRWFQIGKASWYGFRFQGHKTANGEKFDMNSLTCAHRSLPLGSWIRVTNLHTRKSIFVRVNDRGPIGGNRIVDLSYAAARAVGLAGVSKVKLEAVREGDPEMAKALIAQLHMPPELLSR, encoded by the coding sequence ATGACAGACTTGAAGCAGATTGAGACAAATCTGACAAAACAATCCGGCCCCTCGCGTCTCCTGGCTCGCGCCGCAGTTCTTTCCACCATCGTCGGTCTCAGCCTCTCGGCTGTTGCCAGCGACCGCGTGGAAAGCAAGGCAGCCACCACCTCCCCAACCCAAGAAAGCCCTCAGAGCATCCCCTCCCGCTGGTTCCAGATAGGCAAAGCCTCCTGGTATGGATTCCGCTTCCAGGGACACAAGACCGCCAACGGTGAAAAGTTCGACATGAACAGCCTGACCTGTGCTCACCGCAGTCTGCCGCTGGGCAGCTGGATCCGGGTCACCAACCTGCACACCCGCAAGAGCATCTTCGTCCGAGTCAACGACCGCGGCCCCATCGGCGGCAATCGCATCGTCGATCTCTCATACGCGGCGGCGCGCGCGGTCGGCCTGGCCGGTGTCAGCAAGGTCAAGCTGGAGGCTGTCCGCGAGGGAGATCCCGAGATGGCCAAGGCACTGATCGCTCAGCTGCACATGCCGCCTGAGCTCTTAAGCCGCTAG
- a CDS encoding site-specific integrase codes for MLANFRTLSLPAFRGPVLVDTLGLPRYWAVVWAAFLPADLAPATVSKKLSQLEAFYQHADTQLGLGRLDDALADFDVEVLSTALEGYFLTLRNLPSFTPASEDRWQVALQFITEIAQRVTRNYLQLGSLTVLSGKFERLELLHSKLHIGKRRRPEQIRSLPADVVEFLYELLDPESRTNPFQNEVSRWRVYVLFILMLHQGLRRGELLVLPADAIKSSFDRDLQKERFWMSVRYNEYEDDPRSSKPSIKNAPSIRQLPVSEVVALIVQEYVSNYRGRVGHSFLINSQKSAPMSPEAVSKTFQKITNSLPTSLRKLLLDHTRNDSVTAHAMRHTCAVVRLNQILAEGVEMNDALQRLRAFFGWSRDSEMPLRYARAVFEDRLSSVWRNEFDERVSVLRSLPSRLK; via the coding sequence ATGCTTGCCAACTTTCGCACTCTGTCTCTCCCTGCATTTCGCGGGCCTGTACTCGTCGATACTTTGGGGCTCCCTAGATATTGGGCTGTCGTATGGGCCGCGTTCCTACCCGCCGATCTTGCACCGGCGACTGTCAGTAAGAAACTGAGCCAACTTGAAGCTTTCTATCAGCACGCCGACACCCAGCTTGGCCTAGGGCGTTTGGATGATGCGTTGGCTGATTTTGACGTTGAGGTGCTGAGCACTGCTCTTGAAGGGTACTTTCTGACATTGCGTAATCTGCCGTCATTCACTCCTGCGTCTGAAGATCGGTGGCAGGTAGCTTTGCAGTTCATTACGGAGATCGCACAGAGGGTGACACGGAACTACCTTCAGTTGGGGAGTCTGACCGTGCTCAGCGGAAAGTTTGAGCGTCTTGAGCTTCTCCACTCAAAGTTGCATATTGGGAAACGGAGGCGTCCCGAACAAATTCGCTCTCTTCCTGCTGACGTTGTTGAGTTTCTATATGAACTCTTAGACCCTGAATCCAGAACGAATCCCTTCCAGAATGAAGTCTCACGATGGAGGGTCTATGTCCTTTTCATCCTTATGCTTCATCAGGGGCTCCGACGAGGCGAACTACTTGTTTTGCCAGCGGATGCAATAAAGAGCAGCTTTGACCGCGATCTTCAGAAGGAGCGGTTTTGGATGTCGGTCAGATACAACGAATATGAAGATGATCCTCGATCTTCCAAACCCTCTATCAAGAACGCACCGTCTATTCGCCAACTTCCAGTGAGCGAAGTAGTCGCGTTGATCGTCCAGGAATATGTCTCCAATTACAGGGGGAGGGTGGGCCACTCATTCCTAATCAACTCCCAAAAGAGCGCACCCATGTCGCCGGAGGCAGTGTCCAAGACGTTTCAAAAGATTACTAATTCCCTACCCACCAGCTTACGGAAACTTCTCCTAGATCACACCAGGAATGATTCAGTCACGGCACACGCAATGAGGCACACCTGTGCGGTAGTTCGCCTCAACCAAATTTTAGCGGAAGGCGTTGAGATGAATGACGCGCTACAGAGGTTACGGGCGTTCTTCGGATGGTCACGAGATTCTGAAATGCCGCTGCGTTACGCCCGCGCTGTGTTCGAAGATCGGCTGTCATCTGTTTGGAGGAACGAATTTGATGAGCGAGTGTCGGTTCTTAGGTCATTGCCGTCGAGGTTGAAATGA
- a CDS encoding copper resistance protein CopC, whose product MLAIAAACILLAPAVHAQGCAQCQDNLRSTPPQTQRVYRHAIALMAFAGAGIFITSFLVMRRFR is encoded by the coding sequence GTGCTGGCGATTGCCGCCGCCTGCATTCTGCTTGCACCGGCCGTCCACGCCCAGGGCTGTGCCCAGTGCCAGGACAACCTACGCTCCACCCCGCCCCAGACCCAGCGCGTCTACCGTCACGCCATCGCGCTGATGGCCTTCGCCGGAGCCGGGATCTTCATCACCAGCTTCCTGGTTATGCGGCGTTTTCGTTAG